The proteins below come from a single Juglans regia cultivar Chandler chromosome 12, Walnut 2.0, whole genome shotgun sequence genomic window:
- the LOC109009037 gene encoding DEAD-box ATP-dependent RNA helicase 8-like, whose product MNNNRGRYPPGIGAGRGGGGGGGMNLNPAFQSRVPQQQYVQRGFMQQQNHHHQQQYHHQQQQQQQQQQQWLRRAQLGGSDSIVDEVEKTVQSEAADSSSQDWKARLKIPPSDTRYRTEDVTATKGNEFEDYFLKRELLMGIYEKGFERPSPIQEESIPIALTGSDILARAKNGTGKTAAFCIPALEKIDQDNNAIQVVILVPTRELALQTSQVCKELGKHLNIQVMVTTGGTSLKDDIMRLYQPVHLLVGTPGRILDLAKKGVCILKDCSVLVMDEADKLLSPEFQPSIEQLIRFMPANRQILMFSATFPVTVKDFKERYLQRPYIINLMDELTLKGITQFYAFVEERQKVHCLNTLFSKLQINQSIIFCNSVNRVELLAKKITELGYSCFYIHAKMLQDHRNRVFHDFRNGACRNLVCTDLFTRGIDIQAVNVVINFDFPKNSETYLHRVGRSGRFGHLGLAVNLITYEDRFNLYRIEQELGTEIKQIPPHIDQAIYCR is encoded by the exons ATGAACAACAATAGAGGAAGGTATCCGCCAGGGATCGGCGCAGGCCGAGgtggaggcggaggcggaggcatGAATCTAAACCCGGCCTTCCAGTCGAGGGTCCCGCAACAACAGTACGTACAGAGAGGCTTTATGCAGCAGCAGAACCATCACCACCAACAACAGTATCATcatcagcagcagcaacaacaacaacaacaacaacagtgGCTTAGGAGGGCCCAGTTGGGTGGTTCCGATTCAATCGTCGACGAGGTTGAGAAGACTGTGCAGTCCGAGGCCGCCGACTCAAG TTCGCAAGATTGGAAGGCAAGGCTAAAGATACCGCCATCTGATACACGCTATAGAACTGAG GATGTGACAGCAACTAAGGGAAATGAATTTGAGGACTACTTTCTGAAGCGTGAGTTGCTCATGGGAATATATGAAAAGGGGTTTGAAAGACCATCTCCCATTCAGGAAGAAAGTATCCCAATTGCTTTAACAGGGAGTGATATTCTTGCTAGAGCAAAAAATGGAACTGGGAAAACGGCTGCATTTTGCATTCCTGCATTGGAAAAAATTGATCAGGATAACAATGCTATTCAAG TTGTTATACTTGTTCCAACTCGAGAGTTGGCTCTTCAAACATCACAAGTGTGTAAAGAACTTGGGAAGCATTTGAATATCCAAGTTATGGTAACAACAGGTGGTACCAGCTTAAAGGATGATATCATGCGTTTATATCAACCAGTTCATTTACTGGTTGGAACTCCTGGAAGAATCCTAGATCTTGCAAAAAAAGGTGTTTGCATTTTGAAAGATTGTTCTGTGCTTGTTATGGATGAG GCTGATAAGCTTCTTTCTCCGGAATTTCAACCATCAATAGAGCAGCTAATTCGATTTATGCCTGCAAACCGTCAAATTTTGATGTTTTCAGCGACATTTCCTGTTACAGTCAAAGACTTCAAAGAAAGATATCTTCAAAGGCCATATATTATTAACCTTATGGATGAGCTTACGCTCAAGGGTATCACACAATTCTATGCTTTCGTTGAAGAAAGACAGAAAGTCCACTGCCTAAATACTCTTTTCTCCAAG CTGCAAATAAACCAATCAATTATATTCTGCAATTCTGTGAATCGGGTTGAGCTGTTGGCGAAGAAAATTACAGAACTTGGTTATTCTTGTTTTTACATTCATGCAAAGATGCTGCAAGACCATCGTAACAGAGTCTTTCATGACTTCCGCAATGGTGCATGCAGGAATCTTGTTTGCACTG ATCTATTTACAAGGGGAATCGACATTCAAGCGGTCAATGTCGTTATTAACTTTGATTTTCCCAAGAACTCAGAAACATATCTGCACAGG GTTGGACGATCTGGAAGGTTTGGGCACCTTGGTTTAGCCGTGAATTTGATCACCTATGAGGACCGCTTTAACTT GTATAGGATTGAGCAAGAACTCGGGACTGAGATAAAGCAAATTCCACCACATATTGATCAGGCAATTTACTGTCGGTGA